From the genome of Uranotaenia lowii strain MFRU-FL chromosome 1, ASM2978415v1, whole genome shotgun sequence, one region includes:
- the LOC129738103 gene encoding uncharacterized protein K02A2.6-like, protein MLLTYGGRGLQRTYYNAGPAQDEIHPEPTRIPYRPEEEPEYDNAIKRLNKFFIGKHNDRVELEIFRSMRQSNEEAFNLFILRLREQAVRCDFGERIEKEIMQQVTMGARDERVRDKGMENIMTLDEITNYAVNREMLCKQKERAKAVADEPLVATIREENKNRGGLFRRAPYRNNRWALKPFPKFPNVEIKLTIDEKVPPKRISYLRIPSPMEQKVDQKILEMLRCDIIEPVEGTTEWISPMVVVPKGKDDVRLCINMRYPNTAIQREYYPLPVIDTFLNKLRGSVCFSKLDITSAFHHIELHPDSRNITTFMTGRGLMRFKRLFFGINCAPEIFQRVMTQMLAGIDGVIVYIDDIVVTGRTSQEHNTRLKQVLKVLRLNNALLNDKKCVYGVNEIEILGFKVNAAGISPSDEKISAIKNFRKPETKEEMRSFLGLINFVGHFIPRLSARSEPLRKFIRGEVESFGKEQCDAFDDLRNDLTVKVLKLGFFNPVDAIEIYVDASPSGLGAVLVQRGKDGMPRIICFASKGLTMCEKVYPQTQREALAVVWAVEKFYLYVYGMHFTLYTDHKTLEYIYGGKHQNGRRACTRAESWALRLQPYTFTVKHIPGHMNISDILSRLCPNGEAAFDEESEHFLFAAGEGLSAISLEEIRNETKKDGALMAVVDALKTGNWPTNLIRYEAFKRELGIMEGILIRDERIVLPQSLRSKALDIAHRGHPGVVAMRKILREKVWWPCMDKDVTNRVHECAGCAAVSSQFPPEPMTRKEIPDRPWQDIAIDFFTAKECGTFRVVVDYFSRFLRVVEMKSTDAAHTKSALQTLFDEYSYPESIRSDNGPPFTSQEFANYCTERNIRLIHTIPYWPQMNGMVERQNQGLLRALQIAKATHKDWRKALKEYIQMYNSTPHTVTGKAPSELMNGRPIKDFLPSIRTDPYFYREEAVRERDAVEKLKGKKYADCRRHAAPSDIKENDTSDVDGNHARDEKASSVEMILYAQQTRMARAEMYSVISNCYARPLGLSSRPLLRIIVLIVQRSQGDVSCYSLDHDS, encoded by the exons ATGCTTTTGACGTATGGAGGACGCGGTTTGCAAAGAACGTACTACAATGCTGGACCGGCGCAGGATGAAATTCATCCGGAACCAACCCGAATCCCCTATCGTCCAGAAGAAGAACCGGAATATGACAACGCAATAAAACGACTCAACAAGTTTTTCATCGGTAAACATAACGATCGAGTTGAGTTAGAGATATTCCGTTCAATGCGACAGTCGAATGAAGAAGCATTTAATCTATTCATTTTACGTCTCCGAGAGCAAGCGGTGCGGTGCGACTTTGGCGAAAGAATCGAGAAGGAAATTATGCAGCAGGTTACCATGGGCGCTCGCGATGAGAGGGTCCGCGACAAAGGGATGGAGAATATTATGACACTTGACGAAATAACAAATTACGCCGTAAATCGTGAAATGCTTTGTAAACAAAAAGAAAGAGCTAAGGCTGTTGCTGATGAGCCTCTGGTGGCCACTATTCGAGAAGAGAATAAGAATAGAGGCGGCCTATTTCGTCGAGCACCTTATCGAAACAACCGCTGG GCTCTCAAACCGTTTCCTAAATTTCCTAATGTCGAAATCAAATTGACTATTGATGAAAAAGTTCCACCGAAAAGAATCTCATATCTACGAATACCAAGTCCAATGGAACAAAAAGTTGACCAAAAGATTCTTGAAATGCTGCGATGTGATATCATCGAACCCGTTGAAGGGACAACTGAGTGGATTTCCCCTATGGTGGTCGTGCCAAAAGGGAAAGACGATGTGCGGCTTTGCATCAACATGAGGTATCCCAATACCGCTATCCAGAGAGAGTATTATCCTCTTCCGGTTATCGACACCTTTCTTAATAAGTTAAGAGGTTCGGTATGTTTTTCTAAGCTGGATATTACATCAGCTTTCCATCATATCGAATTACATCCGGACTCACGAAACATTACGACATTCATGACTGGGCGTGGACTCATGCGGttcaaaagattatttttcggtATAAACTGCGCACCTGAGATATTCCAGCGGGTTATGACCCAGATGCTGGCGGGAATAGATGGCGTGATAGTTTATATAGATGATATTGTTGTCACTGGCCGAACATCTCAGGAGCATAATACCCGATTGAAACAAGTGTTGAAAGTCCTCCGCCTGAACAATGCTTTGCTGAATGACAAGAAATGCGTTTATGGTGTTAATGAAATAGAGATACTAGGTTTCAAAGTCAATGCAGCAGGAATCAGTCCGTCAGACGAAAAAATTTCCGCAATCAAAAACTTTAGGAAACCagaaacaaaagaagaaatgaGAAGTTTCCTGGGATTGATCAATTTTGTTGGTCACTTCATTCCACGCCTATCTGCCAGATCCGAACCATTACGAAAGTTTATCCGTGGCGAAGTTGAATCGTTTGGAAAGGAACAATGTGACGCTTTCGATGATCTCCGAAATGATTTAACGGTTAAAGTACTTAAACTTGGGTTTTTCAATCCAGTGGATGCAATTGAAATTTATGTAGACGCCTCCCCGAGTGGTCTCGGTGCCGTTCTCGTTCAGCGCGGTAAGGACGGAATGCCCAGAATTATATGTTTTGCATCAAAGGGGCTTACAATGTGCGAAAAAGTGTATCCTCAGACACAGCGAGAGGCTCTAGCTGTAGTATGGGCGGTAGAAAAATTCTACCTCTATGTTTACGGTATGCATTTCACTTTATACACCGACCACAAGACATTAGAGTACATTTATGGAGGTAAACATCAAAATGGTCGTCGGGCATGTACCAGAGCGGAATCCTGGGCTCTTCGTCTGCAGCCTTATACCTTCACTGTGAAACACATTCCAGGGCATATGAACATTTCTGACATCCTATCGCGCTTATGCCCAAATGGAGAAGCAGCTTTTGACGAAGAATCCGAGCATTTTCTCTTTGCTGCAGGGGAAGGTTTATCGGCGATAAGCTTGGAGGAAATAAGGAATGAAACGAAAAAAGATGGCGCTCTTATGGCTGTCGTTGACGCTCTGAAAACTGGCAATTGGCCAACAAACTTGATCCGGTACGAAGCGTTTAAAAGAGAGCTTGGAATTATGGAGGGTATTCTGATAAGGGACGAACGTATTGTTCTACCACAAAGCCTGAGGAGCAAAGCACTGGATATAGCACACCGTGGTCATCCTGGAGTAGTCGCTATGCGAAAAATTCTTCGCGAAAAAGTTTGGTGGCCTTGCATGGACAAGGATGTCACCAACAGGGTACACGAATGTGCTGGCTGTGCAGCGGTCAGTTCTCAGTTCCCTCCTGAACCTATGACCAGGAAGGAGATCCCGGATCGGCCATGGCAGGATATCGCCATCGATTTTTTTACGGCCAAAGAGTGTGGCACATTCCGCGTTGTAGTAGACTACTTTAGTAGATTTTTGAGAGTGGTAGAGATGAAGTCAACTGACGCAGCGCATACCAAATCTGCACTTCAGACGTTGTTCGACGAATACTCTTATCCGGAGTCCATACGTAGCGACAATGGACCACCATTTACGAGCCAAGAGTTTGCTAACTATTGCACGGAAAGAAATATTCGACTGATTCATACTATACCTTATTGGCCACAAATGAATGGCATGGTTGAGCGGCAGAATCAAGGTCTGCTAAGGGCTCTACAAATCGCAAAAGCAACGCATAAGGATTGGCGTAAAGCTTTGAAAGAGTATATTCAAATGTACAATAGTACTCCCCACACTGTGACGGGAAAAGCACCATCGGAGTTAATGAATGGCCGACCAATCAAAGACTTCCTGCCTTCAATCAGAACAGATCCTTATTTCTACCGAGAAGAAGCGGTGCGCGAGAGAGACGCGGTGGAGAAGTTGAAAGGGAAAAAATATGCAGATTGTCGCAGACACGCCGCGCCTTCAGATATAAAAGAGAACGATACC AGTgatgtcgatgggaatcatgcccgcgatgaaAAAGCTTCATCTGTTGAGATGATCCTGTATGCACAGCAAACTCGCATGGCTAGAGCCGAAATGTACTCCGTAATTTCCAACTGTTACGCTCGACCTCTAGGGCTGAGCTCCAGGCCACTTCTCCGTATCATAGTTTTGATAGTGcaacgctcgcaaggagacgtctcttgctactctttggaccatgacAGTTAG